One Glandiceps talaboti chromosome 2, keGlaTala1.1, whole genome shotgun sequence genomic region harbors:
- the LOC144448033 gene encoding uncharacterized protein LOC144448033 isoform X3, which produces MDIANKRNGQHSADVHKYHGSYSPSLARKLNQAAHSPGSYHKTEYSHSSSPTCGHGFFSLFKKSKKRGSFSYGEMEESPPSSPRGSPVTQRRQKTTPCSSNDADSNQDSGSDTSEPENGSGPQFHLDNSSSDDEDRELAKGEITLFVVPKVICEPPPAGLISILKTQCKITCSIPEEPCDEKKSEDKTVEKSVHDHPHREHGECETEDSEVQPGKNNEQDLQCNTEIKQSEVQKEANKKEVNNGESLRSENDEDKHNIEDDIWQKPEDVPALQKKKVTWDPDVKDPKPRKNTYTAYIEGWHREFLRQQRERRFKYQQMQKKVAI; this is translated from the exons ATGGACATTGCGAACAAGAGGAACGGGCAACACTCCGCCGATGTCCACAAATACCATGGCTCGTACTCGCCGTCACTTGCCCGTAAGTTAAACCAGGCGGCACATTCACCAGGGAGCTACCATAAAACTGAATACAGTCATAGTTCCAGCCCAACATGTGGGCACGGGTTCTTCAGTCTCTTCAAAAAATCAAAGAAGAGGGGTTCATTTTCTTATGGCGAAATGGAAGAATCTCCGCCCAGTTCTCCCCGGGGCTCTCCTGTTACCCAGCGAAGGCAGAAAACGACACCGTGTTCTTCGAATGACGCTGACAGTAACCAGGATAGCGGGTCGGACACATCGGAACCGGAGAACGGATCGGGTCCCCAATTTCATCTTGACAACTCGTCCTCAGACGACGAAGACAGAGAACTTGCCAAAGGagaaataactttatttgtCGTACCAAAAGTGATATGTGAGCCCCCTCCTGCTGGCTTGATATCAATTTTGAAGACACAATGTAAGATTACGTGCAGTATACCAGAAGAACCATGTGATGAAAAGAAGTCTGAAGATAAAACCGTGGAGAAAAGTGTTCACGATCACCCCCACCGAGAACATGGAGAATGTGAAACGGAAGACTCTGAAGTACAGCCCGGAAAAAATAACGAACAAGATTTACAGTGTAACACAGAAATCAAACAGTCCGAGGTACAAAAAGAAGCGAACAAAAAGGAAGTAAACAACGGTGAAAGTTTACGGTCGGAAAATGATGAGGACAAACATAACATTGAAGACGACATTTGGCAAAAACCAGAAGATGTTCCCGCACTTCAGAAGAAAAAAGTGACATGGGATCCTGATGTTAAAGATCCAAAACCAAGGAAAAATACGTACACAGCCTACATCGAAGGCTGGCACAGAGAGTTCCTTCGTCAGCAACGTGAGCGTCGTTTCAAGTACCAACAAATGCAAAAAAAGGTAG CAATCTGA
- the LOC144448033 gene encoding uncharacterized protein LOC144448033 isoform X2 produces MDIANKRNGQHSADVHKYHGSYSPSLARKLNQAAHSPGSYHKTEYSHSSSPTCGHGFFSLFKKSKKRGSFSYGEMEESPPSSPRGSPVTQRRQKTTPCSSNDADSNQDSGSDTSEPENGSGPQFHLDNSSSDDEDRELAKGEITLFVVPKVICEPPPAGLISILKTQCKITCSIPEEPCDEKKSEDKTVEKSVHDHPHREHGECETEDSEVQPGKNNEQDLQCNTEIKQSEVQKEANKKEVNNGESLRSENDEDKHNIEDDIWQKPEDVPALQKKKVTWDPDVKDPKPRKNTYTAYIEGWHREFLRQQRERRFKYQQMQKKQSEREKYNQYRYNYGCNSMYPTVVPYF; encoded by the exons ATGGACATTGCGAACAAGAGGAACGGGCAACACTCCGCCGATGTCCACAAATACCATGGCTCGTACTCGCCGTCACTTGCCCGTAAGTTAAACCAGGCGGCACATTCACCAGGGAGCTACCATAAAACTGAATACAGTCATAGTTCCAGCCCAACATGTGGGCACGGGTTCTTCAGTCTCTTCAAAAAATCAAAGAAGAGGGGTTCATTTTCTTATGGCGAAATGGAAGAATCTCCGCCCAGTTCTCCCCGGGGCTCTCCTGTTACCCAGCGAAGGCAGAAAACGACACCGTGTTCTTCGAATGACGCTGACAGTAACCAGGATAGCGGGTCGGACACATCGGAACCGGAGAACGGATCGGGTCCCCAATTTCATCTTGACAACTCGTCCTCAGACGACGAAGACAGAGAACTTGCCAAAGGagaaataactttatttgtCGTACCAAAAGTGATATGTGAGCCCCCTCCTGCTGGCTTGATATCAATTTTGAAGACACAATGTAAGATTACGTGCAGTATACCAGAAGAACCATGTGATGAAAAGAAGTCTGAAGATAAAACCGTGGAGAAAAGTGTTCACGATCACCCCCACCGAGAACATGGAGAATGTGAAACGGAAGACTCTGAAGTACAGCCCGGAAAAAATAACGAACAAGATTTACAGTGTAACACAGAAATCAAACAGTCCGAGGTACAAAAAGAAGCGAACAAAAAGGAAGTAAACAACGGTGAAAGTTTACGGTCGGAAAATGATGAGGACAAACATAACATTGAAGACGACATTTGGCAAAAACCAGAAGATGTTCCCGCACTTCAGAAGAAAAAAGTGACATGGGATCCTGATGTTAAAGATCCAAAACCAAGGAAAAATACGTACACAGCCTACATCGAAGGCTGGCACAGAGAGTTCCTTCGTCAGCAACGTGAGCGTCGTTTCAAGTACCAACAAATGCAAAAAAAG CAATCTGAAAGAGAGAAATACAATCAATATCGTTACAACTATGGATGTAATAGTATGTATCCAACTGTGGTACCTTATTTCTAG
- the LOC144449760 gene encoding uncharacterized protein LOC144449760, protein MVSQIDDQIEGEADFRSKQESRPKGRRGGFFRLFRAFSGKKSYDQLDSSGDVRGSSDVIACESNVENCYHSSTKLNKKDGFLRRSFRRSKRKSRNARPSSMCDFRTLENRYSGSQIGISSTGDPSRETGTRDDHNRFIEIEPLPIINDPGSSVARTLDTLPCDRNDIDSEGSTGKLTTDKPTTFSETVNATGNTRDHNGDPTQIQLEIRAYSEIGDRLQVAETNIKRSDMKASVANAPEHQAEATKSSGVSKLSRRVSFKKGVVTKYSNLDSPDPVEVAEKYTPYPDLSENRQDDITGAIGKVTSPSVIKDPVNWTKQKLANIASKTQMGSTGTYFERHDSSHARKLSLSKLNRRVSFNAKSVVSSYADLDARDRDNDEVFIESNDSVISELDGDLHNSYGISTGVSEVNLEEFDKTLNPNKNSDNWKFWQGTQVASNDSQQMPRFKSNQIHDTDNTDNESMMSVSSTVTTSSTVSGAASRATRRMSSNLITPVRTYQNLNIPDENSDSGNTQTKVVTMTTERNNYYAFSEEIMSDYARTPTDKHQHFSHDQNEYRDYLSGTNSVRGKNNDLIEFGKESVLDASKNHDISKQICPDNNTTVMPLYHDLNDAGDYSHQFSGSGSNYEVKGYIEQGGEVFENPHSTHVRPLESTNLYQHEREHNYKISDIDTIDDENHGNGHHGNGPDRQSKSHVSGYLGLKSWADAVQNTASGEPVNEFELKENLGEFGRGEPKRQSKFRKMLKRRGSKNEKYPKGERF, encoded by the exons ATGGTAAGCCAGATTGACGATCAGATTGAAGGGGAAGCCGATTTCCGCTCGAAGCAGGAATCACGACCAAAAGGACGACGAGGTGGCTTCTTCCGTCTCTTCAGGGCCTTTTCCGGAAAGAAGTCGTATGATCAGCTTGATTCTAGCGGTGATGTTCGCGGTTCATCTGACGTAATCGCCTGTGAAAGTAACGTAGAAAATTGTTACCATTCTTCGACCAAACTGAACAAAAAGGATGGTTTCTTACGTCGAAGTTTTCGGAGAAGTAAACGCAAGTCACGAAATGCCAGACCGTCGTCAATGTGTGATTTTCGCACCCTGGAGAATCGATATTCCGGGTCTCAGATCGGCATTTCATCTACAGGTGATCCCAGCAGAGAAACTGGAACACGTGATGACCATAATAGGTTTATAGAAATAGAACCATTACCAATTATAAATGACCCGGGCTCATCTGTGGCTAGGACGTTAGATACTTTGCCATGCGATAGAAACGACATCGACAGCGAGGGTTCAACAGGTAAGCTTACAACTGACAAACCAACGACCTTCTCTGAGACGGTTAATGCCACAGGCAACACACGGGATCATAATGGCGACCCGACCCAAATACAATTGGAAATCCGTGCTTATTCAGAAATTGGTGACAGGTTACAGGTTGCCGAAACAAATATTAAACGGAGTGATATGAAAGCAAGCGTTGCAAATGCACCAGAGCACCAAGCAGAGGCGACGAAATCGAGCGGTGTGTCGAAATTAAGTCGGAGAGTGTCTTTCAAAAAAGGAGTCGTTACAAAATACAGCAACTTAGATTCACCGGACCCTGTAGAAGTTGCTGAAAAGTACACCCCATACCCGGATCTCTCCGAAAATAGACAAGATGACATTACCGGTGCAATTGGGAAAGTGACTTCACCCTCGGTAATAAAAGATCCGGTGAATTGGACCAAGCAAAAACTTGCAAACATCGCTTCGAAAACTCAGATGGGGTCCACCGGTACATATTTTGAACGCCACGACAGTTCTCACGCTAGGAAACTTTCCCTTTCTAAACTGAACCGACGAGTTTCGTTTAATGCTAAATCGGTTGTCTCGTCGTATGCTGATTTAGATGCAAGAGATAGAGATAATGATGAAGTCTTTATTGAAAGCAATGACAGCGTTATTTCCGAACTCGATGGTGATTTACACAATTCTTATGGAATCTCGACAGGTGTGTCAGAAGTGAATCTTGAGGAATTCGATAAGACTCTAAACCCAAACAAAAACAGCGACAATTGGAAATTTTGGCAAGGGACTCAAGTCGCAAGCAATGATTCTCAACAAATGCCgagattcaaatcaaatcaaattcacgACACAGACAACACAGACAATGAATCCATGATGTCCGTTAGCTCAACGGTGACGACCAGTTCGACAGTCAGTGGGGCAGCTTCTAGGGCAACTAGAAGAATGtcttcaaatttgataacacCTGTGCGTACTTACCAAAATCTAAATATCCCAGATGAAAATTCTGACTCTGGTAATACTCAAACCAAAGTTGTTACGATGACAACGGAGAGAAATAACTACTATGCATTCAGTGAAGAAATAATGTCAGATTATGCCAGGACACCGACCGACAAACATCAACACTTCTCCCACGATCAAAATGAATACCGAGATTATTTGAGTGGGACCAACTCCGTGAGAGGCAAAAACAACGATCTAATTGAATTTGGCAAAGAAAGTGTACTTGATGCCTCTAAAAACCACGATATTTCTAAACAAATTTGCCCTGACAATAACACAACTGTGATGCCCTTATATCACGACCTTAACGATGCAGGGGACTACTCACACCAATTTAGCGGGTCCGGGTCAAATTATGAGGTCAAAGGATATATAGAACAGGGAGGCGAAGTCTTCGAAAATCCACATTCGACTCATGTGCGGCCGTTGGAATCTACGAATCTGTACCAACATGAACGTgaacataattataaaatttcTGACATAGATACAATCGATGATGAAAACCACGGTAACGGTCACCATGGTAACGGTCCAGATAGACAATCAAAAAGCCATGTATCAGGGTACTTGGGTTTGAAAAGTTGGGCTGATGCAGTGCAAAACACTGCCAGTGGTGAACCGGTCAACGAGTTCGAGCTGAAAGAAAACCTTGGCGAATTTGGTCGAGGGGAACCAAAAAGGCAGTCAAAATTCCGAAAG ATGTTAAAGAGAAGGGGATCCAAAAACGAGAAATATCCCAAAGGCGAACGGTTCTAA
- the LOC144448033 gene encoding uncharacterized protein LOC144448033 isoform X1 produces MDIANKRNGQHSADVHKYHGSYSPSLARKLNQAAHSPGSYHKTEYSHSSSPTCGHGFFSLFKKSKKRGSFSYGEMEESPPSSPRGSPVTQRRQKTTPCSSNDADSNQDSGSDTSEPENGSGPQFHLDNSSSDDEDRELAKGEITLFVVPKVICEPPPAGLISILKTQCKITCSIPEEPCDEKKSEDKTVEKSVHDHPHREHGECETEDSEVQPGKNNEQDLQCNTEIKQSEVQKEANKKEVNNGESLRSENDEDKHNIEDDIWQKPEDVPALQKKKVTWDPDVKDPKPRKNTYTAYIEGWHREFLRQQRERRFKYQQMQKKVWSEPVNSYRNKCMLYTPYGMGNFSCDFIMY; encoded by the exons ATGGACATTGCGAACAAGAGGAACGGGCAACACTCCGCCGATGTCCACAAATACCATGGCTCGTACTCGCCGTCACTTGCCCGTAAGTTAAACCAGGCGGCACATTCACCAGGGAGCTACCATAAAACTGAATACAGTCATAGTTCCAGCCCAACATGTGGGCACGGGTTCTTCAGTCTCTTCAAAAAATCAAAGAAGAGGGGTTCATTTTCTTATGGCGAAATGGAAGAATCTCCGCCCAGTTCTCCCCGGGGCTCTCCTGTTACCCAGCGAAGGCAGAAAACGACACCGTGTTCTTCGAATGACGCTGACAGTAACCAGGATAGCGGGTCGGACACATCGGAACCGGAGAACGGATCGGGTCCCCAATTTCATCTTGACAACTCGTCCTCAGACGACGAAGACAGAGAACTTGCCAAAGGagaaataactttatttgtCGTACCAAAAGTGATATGTGAGCCCCCTCCTGCTGGCTTGATATCAATTTTGAAGACACAATGTAAGATTACGTGCAGTATACCAGAAGAACCATGTGATGAAAAGAAGTCTGAAGATAAAACCGTGGAGAAAAGTGTTCACGATCACCCCCACCGAGAACATGGAGAATGTGAAACGGAAGACTCTGAAGTACAGCCCGGAAAAAATAACGAACAAGATTTACAGTGTAACACAGAAATCAAACAGTCCGAGGTACAAAAAGAAGCGAACAAAAAGGAAGTAAACAACGGTGAAAGTTTACGGTCGGAAAATGATGAGGACAAACATAACATTGAAGACGACATTTGGCAAAAACCAGAAGATGTTCCCGCACTTCAGAAGAAAAAAGTGACATGGGATCCTGATGTTAAAGATCCAAAACCAAGGAAAAATACGTACACAGCCTACATCGAAGGCTGGCACAGAGAGTTCCTTCGTCAGCAACGTGAGCGTCGTTTCAAGTACCAACAAATGCAAAAAAAG GTCTGGTCAGAACCAGTGAATTCATATAGGAACAAATGCATGTTATACACACCATATGGAATGGGGAATTTTTCATGTGATTTCATTATGTATTGA